GCTCGCCGATGCCGTGGCCACAGTAGGCGCGCACCACGCTCATGCCGTTCTTCGTGGCGTGGTCCTCGATGGCGCGGCCGATGTCGCTGATGGGCCGGCCCGGCTTCACCGCCGCGACGCCCAGGTCCAGGCACTCGCGCGTCACCCGCACCAGCCGCTCGGAGTCCGGATCCACCTTGCCCACGAAGAAGGTCGCCGAGCAGTCGCCGTGTACGCCCTCCAGGTAGATGGTGATGTCCAGGTTGACGATGTCCCCCTCCTCCAGCGCGCGGCTGTCGGGGATGCCGTGGCAGATGACCTCGTTGACCGAGGTACACAGCGACTTGGGGAAGCCGTGGTAGTTCAGGGTGCTCGGGTAGCCGCCCAGCTTGATGTAGGCCTCGTGGGCAATCGCATCCAGCTCGTCCGTGGTGATGCCCGGGCGCACCGCGGCGCCCGTGAGTTCGAGCACCTGCGCGGCGGCCTTGCCCGCCCGGCGCATGCGGGCAATCACATCCGCGCTCTTCACCTCGGAGACTTCGGCTGCGCGCGAGGGCCGACCCGACTCGGCGTAGTCCGGGCGGAGGATGTGCGTGGGGACGCTGCGAACCGGGCTGAGGGTGCCGGGGCGAATGCCATGCCGAGGGGCGTCGAAGCCTCGCTTGCGGGCCTCGGCGGCGTCCGCGCCCCGGTGGCACTTCTTGTACTTGGAGCCGCTGCCACACCAGCAGGGATCATTGTTTCCCGGCAGGACGGCAGGAGGGTGTCGAGCGACGTGG
This portion of the Hyalangium ruber genome encodes:
- the map gene encoding type I methionyl aminopeptidase — protein: MNTHVARHPPAVLPGNNDPCWCGSGSKYKKCHRGADAAEARKRGFDAPRHGIRPGTLSPVRSVPTHILRPDYAESGRPSRAAEVSEVKSADVIARMRRAGKAAAQVLELTGAAVRPGITTDELDAIAHEAYIKLGGYPSTLNYHGFPKSLCTSVNEVICHGIPDSRALEEGDIVNLDITIYLEGVHGDCSATFFVGKVDPDSERLVRVTRECLDLGVAAVKPGRPISDIGRAIEDHATKNGMSVVRAYCGHGIGERFHSPLQIPHYYEADANTIMRPGMTFTVEPMINLGHWQHRTWDDGWTAVTADGSRSAQFEHTLVVTEQGVEILTLP